The Phycisphaerae bacterium genomic sequence AATCGTCGGCCGGACTATATTGACGCGTGGTGGAACGTGGTAAAATGGCCGGCCGTGGCTGAGCGTTTTGCGAAGGCATCCTGACAAGGCTTCACTCCTTGCCAAGCAGGGCTGGCAGAGGACCGAACCGATCACAACACCCACCCCTCTGTCAGTCCAACCGGCCTAACTTTCCCCCGCCCGGGGAGAGCGACGGCCGGTCTTTTTTCCGCCTTCTCAGCATCCTCGTCTGGACCGCACGCCGGCACACAAGCTGCCGGTTGCACCCCCTTGTCAAGAATCAGATGCTCGACGGTTCTCCGGTACCCACCCCGCCGCCGAAAAAGCCCCCTGCGACGCCATAAACCTATGGGCAACCGGCGGAGGGTCTCGTGCTGTTGACAGCAGGCGAGTCCGTCCGTACTCTTCTTGGTCCTTTGTGCTCCCGAGCCGGCCGTGTTGGAGGGTCGGGCGGGCCAGCCACCAGCCGTCGGAGCAGACGCCCGTTCGGGTCCGAGGCCGGTGACAGCAAACCGCAGACGTGCTGGCGCACACGTATACCATAACAGGGGCAAACCCCAGGAGAAAGCTTACACCATGGCAAAGAAGTGGGTCTACTTGTTCGGCAACGGCAAGGCGGAGGGTGATGGCAGCCAGAAGGATCTGCTCGGCGGAAAAGGAGCAAACCTGGCCGAGATGGCGCTGCTCGGGCTTCCGGTCCCGGCCGGTTTCACGATCACCACGGAAATGTGCAGCGAGTACTATCGCCGCGGCAAAAAGTTCCCGCCCGAGCTCAAGAAACAGGTTGAGCATGCCCTGGTCCA encodes the following:
- a CDS encoding PEP/pyruvate-binding domain-containing protein, whose amino-acid sequence is MAKKWVYLFGNGKAEGDGSQKDLLGGKGANLAEMALLGLPVPAGFTITTEMCSEYYRRGKKFPPELKKQVEHALVQVEKAMGKKFGDPKNPLLLSCRSGARQSMPGMMETVLNIGLTSKTIPGMIAKTNNPR